Genomic DNA from Longimicrobiaceae bacterium:
TGGACCTGACCTTCCCGCACCACGAAGACGAGATCGCGCAGAGCGAGGGCGCCACCGGCAAGCCCTTCGTGCGCTACTGGCTGCACGGCGAGTTCCTGCAGCTGGACGGCGACAAGATGAGCAAGTCGCTGGGCAACATCTTCAACCTGGGCGACCTGGTGGACCGCGGCGTGAAGCCGTCGTCCATCCGCTACCTCTTCCTGACGGCGCACTACCGCAGCAAGCTCAACTTCACCTTCGAGGCGCTGGACGCCGCGGCCGAGGCGGTGCGCCGCGTGCGTGCCACCCGCGACCGGCTGCGCGCCCACCCGTCGGCCGTGCACCCCGACCCGTCGGACGTGCCGTCGCTGCACCGCTCGGCAGACGAGGCGCTGAGCGCGTTCGCGGCGGCGATGGACCAGGACCTGAACAGCAGCGTGGCCCTGGCGGCGCTGCACGGGCTGGTGAAGGCGGTCAACGGACGCATGGAGACGCTGGGCACCGGCCCGATCACCCAGGCGGAGCAGCGGGCGGCGCTGGACGCCTTCGAGCGCATGGAGTCCGTCTTCGGCTTCCTGCGCCTGGCCGACGGCGAGGCCGCGGTGGACGAGGACGTGACGGCGTGGGTCGAGGAGCGCCTCGCCGCCCGTGCTGATGCGCGCAACGCCAAGGACTTCGCCAGGTCCGACGAGATCCGCGCGGAGCTGGCCGCCCGCGGCATCGCCGTGGAGGACACGGCGCAAGGCCAGCGCTGGAGCCGCGCGCAGTAGCCGCCCGCGTTCCGGCGGACCGGAGCGTGTGGTCGGTAGATGAGGTCCGGGCGGGAAGATGCGGGCTGGAAAGACGGGCCGGCGTGGGTTACATTGCCGGCCCTGGCGCCACATTAGCTCAGTTGGTAGAGCACTCGATTTGTAATCGAAAGGTCGTCGGTTCGAATCCGACATGTGGCTCTTCCCGCGGCTCGCCGTCCCTCCGCCGATGCTCTCCGGATGATCGCGGCGGATTGCGGAAGCCGCGGATTCGCGGTAGGTTTACGACTCTTCGGCAGCCTTTCGAGCGTGCGGCCGAGGATCGTGCGGGAGTAGCTCAGTTGGCTAGAGCACCTGCCTTCCAAGCAGGATGTCGCGGGTTCGAGTCCCGTCTCCCGCTCTGCGCACCCGGCGCCGTGCATCCCAGTGGATGCACGGCGCCCGTTGCGTGTGGCCCTGTTTCCCAGCGCCGTCCGTTCCGGTGGCGCGGACCGTGCCGGTGTGCAGCGTTCGCCGCGGGCCGACGATCCGCCCGCGCCGT
This window encodes:
- the cysS gene encoding cysteine--tRNA ligase, with protein sequence MPLRFYNTLTRREEEFVPLVEGRVGMYCCGPTVYAPPHIGNMRTFFFADVLHRYLEYRGYAVTFVMNLTDVDDKTIRGANRDGVALSAYVEPFVKALFDSLDTLGIERADVYPRATDYVPQMVDIIRRLEERGLAYESEGSVYYDISEFADYGKLSKVDVSAGRRGERVAADEYDKDDVRDFVLWKGAKPEDEKVGAVWDTPWGAGRPGWHIECSAMAMDHLGETLDIHAGGVDLTFPHHEDEIAQSEGATGKPFVRYWLHGEFLQLDGDKMSKSLGNIFNLGDLVDRGVKPSSIRYLFLTAHYRSKLNFTFEALDAAAEAVRRVRATRDRLRAHPSAVHPDPSDVPSLHRSADEALSAFAAAMDQDLNSSVALAALHGLVKAVNGRMETLGTGPITQAEQRAALDAFERMESVFGFLRLADGEAAVDEDVTAWVEERLAARADARNAKDFARSDEIRAELAARGIAVEDTAQGQRWSRAQ